From the Lathyrus oleraceus cultivar Zhongwan6 chromosome 4, CAAS_Psat_ZW6_1.0, whole genome shotgun sequence genome, one window contains:
- the LOC127075605 gene encoding putative kinase-like protein TMKL1 yields the protein MLILVLGIVSATLLVIVAIYGLCYLKRFSKHEIKDIESLEEKHEEVKEDLIIFEGGEDLTICDILDAPGEVIGKSNYGTLYKALLQRSSKVRLLRFLRPVCTTTGEELDEMIVFLGRLKHPNLVPLLGFYTGPRGEKLLVHPFYRHGNLTQFIRDGNGESYKWTNIYTISIGIAKGLEHLHTSQEKPIIHGNLKSKNILLDSSYQPHISDSGLHLLLNPTAAQEMLESSSAQGYKAPELIKMKDASEETDIYSLGVILLELLSGKEPINEHPTPDEDFYLPNFMRNAVLGHRISDLYHPAILLRNGVDDEIQVTEECVLKFFQLAMACCSPSPSIRPNIKQVIRKLEEIIH from the exons ATGCTGATATTAGTTCTAGGAATAGTTTCAGCTACTTTGCTAGTGATTGTTGCAATTTATGGCTTATGTTACTTGAAAAGATTTTCAAAGCATGAGATTAAAGACATAGAAAGCTTAGAAGAAAAGCATGAAGAGGTGAAGGAGGATTTAATCATATTTGAAGGTGGAGAAGATTTGACAATTTGTGATATATTGGATGCACCAGGGGAAGTGATTGGAAAATCAAATTATGGAACACTTTATAAGGCTTTGTTGCAAAGGAGCAGCAAGGTTAGGTTATTGAGGTTTTTGAGACCTGTTTGTACTACAACAGGTGAAGAATTGGATGAAATGATTGTGTTTCTTGGAAGATTAAAGCATCCTAATTTGGTTCCTCTTTTGGGATTTTATACTGGACCAAGAGGTGAGAAGCTTCTTGTTCATCCATTTTACAGACATGGGAATCTTACTCAATTCATAAGAG ATGGAAATGGAGAGAGTTACAAATGGACAAACATATATACAATATCAATTGGTATAGCAAAAGGACTAGAACATCTTCATACATCACAAGAAAAACCGATTATCCATGGAAACCTAAAATCGAAAAACATCCTTTTAGACAGTTCCTATCAACCACACATCTCAGATTCAGGTCTCCATCTTCTGTTGAATCCAACTGCTGCCCAAGAAATGCTTGAAAGTTCGTCTGCTCAAGGCTATAAAGCTCCCGAACTAATCAAAATGAAGGATGCTAGTGAAGAAACCGATATCTATAGCCTCGGCGTAATCTTGCTTGAATTGCTTTCGGGAAAGGAACCTATCAATGAACATCCGACTCCTGATGAGGATTTCTATTTGCCGAATTTCATGAGAAATGCTGTTCTTGGACACAGAATTTCTGATTTATATCATCCTGCTATTCTTCTCAGAAACGGCGTAGATGATGAAATTCAAGTTACGGAAGAATGCGTTCTCAAGTTTTTTCAACTTGCTATGGCTTGTTGTTCGCCTTCGCCTTCAATTAGACCTAACATTAAGCAAGTTATTAGGAAGCTTGAAGAAATTATACACTAG